One Punica granatum isolate Tunisia-2019 chromosome 3, ASM765513v2, whole genome shotgun sequence genomic window carries:
- the LOC116198989 gene encoding heavy metal-associated isoprenylated plant protein 3-like isoform X2, with amino-acid sequence MGEKDNGGEKKKSCCCGEDGKKDEKKNGPNAVVLKIDMHCEGCASKIIKCAKAFEGVEKAKVEWEASKLTVEGKVDPTKLRERLQEKTKKKVELVSPLPKKDKENKDDNTATTTSNKNNKNSGSGDSKGQEKKKADEKKPKEPPATTAVLKLGLHCQGCVQKIHKFVSKTSGVTNVTIEQQKDLVTVTGTMDVKALAETLKGRMKRVVEIVPPKKEKEKVKDNEEKKDGNKGSGGGNEKEGCGNGNNQGNGSGGGKKKKGAGGGGGGEYGNAVGNKEEENGSAVGLGYPANTGYGYGCGYGYGYTYGESVHAPQYFSDENPNACSVM; translated from the exons ATGGGTGAG AAGGATAACGGCGgcgagaagaagaaaagctgCTGCTGCGGCGAGGATGGGAAGAAGGACGAGAAGAAGAACGGGCCCAATGCCGTGGTCCTGAAGATCGACATGCACTGCGAAGGCTGCGCCTCCAAGATCATCAAATGCGCCAAGGCTTTCGAAG GGGTGGAGAAGGCGAAGGTGGAGTGGGAGGCGAGCAAGCTGACAGTGGAGGGCAAGGTGGACCCCACCAAGCTCAGGGAGAGGCTGCAggagaagacgaagaagaaggtGGAGCTCGTCTCCCCGCTGCCCAAAAAGGACAAGGAAAACAAGGACGACAACAccgccaccaccacctccaaCAAGAACAACAAGAACAGCGGCAGCGGCGACAGCAAAGGtcaggagaagaagaaggctgACGAGAAAAAGCCCAAAGAG CCCCCTGCGACCACTGCAGTTCTGAAGCTCGGGCTCCATTGCCAGGGCTGTGTCCAGAAGATTCACAAGTTCGTCTCCAAGACTTCAG GGGTGACGAATGTGACTATTGAGCAGCAGAAGGATCTTGTCACGGTTACGGGCACGATGGATGTTAAGGCTTTGGCGGAGACCTTGAAGGGAAGGATGAAGAGGGTCGTTGAGATCGTCCCCcccaagaaagagaaagagaaggtcAAGGACAACGAGGAGAAGAAGGACGGCAATAAGGGCAGTGGCGGAGGCAACGAGAAGGAAGGTTGTGGCAATGGCAACAACCAAGGCAATGGCAGCGGAggaggaaagaagaagaagggagcCGGTGGCGGTGGAGGGGGAGAGTACGGCAATGCTGTTGGCaacaaggaggaggagaatggCTCTGCAGTCGGGCTTGGATATCCAGCGAATACCGGATACGGATACGGATGTGGGTACGGGTATGGTTACACGTACGGGGAGAGTGTACACGCCCCGCAGTACTTCAGTGACGAGAACCCGAACGCTTGCTCGGTGATGTGA
- the LOC116198989 gene encoding heavy metal-associated isoprenylated plant protein 3-like isoform X1: MGEKKDNGGEKKKSCCCGEDGKKDEKKNGPNAVVLKIDMHCEGCASKIIKCAKAFEGVEKAKVEWEASKLTVEGKVDPTKLRERLQEKTKKKVELVSPLPKKDKENKDDNTATTTSNKNNKNSGSGDSKGQEKKKADEKKPKEPPATTAVLKLGLHCQGCVQKIHKFVSKTSGVTNVTIEQQKDLVTVTGTMDVKALAETLKGRMKRVVEIVPPKKEKEKVKDNEEKKDGNKGSGGGNEKEGCGNGNNQGNGSGGGKKKKGAGGGGGGEYGNAVGNKEEENGSAVGLGYPANTGYGYGCGYGYGYTYGESVHAPQYFSDENPNACSVM; encoded by the exons ATGGGTGAG AAGAAGGATAACGGCGgcgagaagaagaaaagctgCTGCTGCGGCGAGGATGGGAAGAAGGACGAGAAGAAGAACGGGCCCAATGCCGTGGTCCTGAAGATCGACATGCACTGCGAAGGCTGCGCCTCCAAGATCATCAAATGCGCCAAGGCTTTCGAAG GGGTGGAGAAGGCGAAGGTGGAGTGGGAGGCGAGCAAGCTGACAGTGGAGGGCAAGGTGGACCCCACCAAGCTCAGGGAGAGGCTGCAggagaagacgaagaagaaggtGGAGCTCGTCTCCCCGCTGCCCAAAAAGGACAAGGAAAACAAGGACGACAACAccgccaccaccacctccaaCAAGAACAACAAGAACAGCGGCAGCGGCGACAGCAAAGGtcaggagaagaagaaggctgACGAGAAAAAGCCCAAAGAG CCCCCTGCGACCACTGCAGTTCTGAAGCTCGGGCTCCATTGCCAGGGCTGTGTCCAGAAGATTCACAAGTTCGTCTCCAAGACTTCAG GGGTGACGAATGTGACTATTGAGCAGCAGAAGGATCTTGTCACGGTTACGGGCACGATGGATGTTAAGGCTTTGGCGGAGACCTTGAAGGGAAGGATGAAGAGGGTCGTTGAGATCGTCCCCcccaagaaagagaaagagaaggtcAAGGACAACGAGGAGAAGAAGGACGGCAATAAGGGCAGTGGCGGAGGCAACGAGAAGGAAGGTTGTGGCAATGGCAACAACCAAGGCAATGGCAGCGGAggaggaaagaagaagaagggagcCGGTGGCGGTGGAGGGGGAGAGTACGGCAATGCTGTTGGCaacaaggaggaggagaatggCTCTGCAGTCGGGCTTGGATATCCAGCGAATACCGGATACGGATACGGATGTGGGTACGGGTATGGTTACACGTACGGGGAGAGTGTACACGCCCCGCAGTACTTCAGTGACGAGAACCCGAACGCTTGCTCGGTGATGTGA